The segment GCACGGGGGAACCTCGGGACCTCGATCCGCAGCGGGCGGCCCGTGGCGGCGATCGTCTGCGACAGGGTCGGCGCCACCGTCGCACTCGCGCTGGCGGCCTGCGCTGTCGCGATCATCGCCGGTGTCGCGCTCGGCTCGCTGGCCGCGACGATGTACGGAAGCAGGGTCGATCGTGCGGCGCTGCTCGCGAGCACGGCGCTGTGGGTGACGCCGTCGTTCTGGCTCGGGCCGATGCTGGTGCTCGTGCTGTCAGTCGCGCTTGGCCTGCTGCCCGTCGCCGGCAGCGGAGATGCCGCCCACCTCGTGCTGCCGGCGCTGACGCTCGGCGCCGCAATGAGCGGCGTGCTGGCGCGCATGACCCGAGCGTCGCTTCTCGAAGCGTTCTCCGACGACTTCGTTCGCACGGCGCGTGCGAAGGGTGCCTCGCCGCTTCGCGTACTGCTCGTACACGCGCTTCCCAACGCAGCCACTCCGCTCGTGTCGGTGATCGGCCTCCAGTTCGGCGCGGTGCTGGCGGGCTCCGTCGTCACCGAGACGATTTTTGCGTGGCCCGGGCTCGGGCGCCTCGTTGTCGAAGCGATCCAGGCGC is part of the Candidatus Binatia bacterium genome and harbors:
- a CDS encoding ABC transporter permease produces the protein MRRLILGRLAIVVPTLLAAASLVFALLHLVPGDPVEMMIGENAQPAARSELRSRLGLDLPIPEQYATWITNAARGNLGTSIRSGRPVAAIVCDRVGATVALALAACAVAIIAGVALGSLAATMYGSRVDRAALLASTALWVTPSFWLGPMLVLVLSVALGLLPVAGSGDAAHLVLPALTLGAAMSGVLARMTRASLLEAFSDDFVRTARAKGASPLRVLLVHALPNAATPLVSVIGLQFGAVLAGSVVTETIFAWPGLGRLVVEAIQARDYPVVQGAVLAIATATVLVNLATDIVHIVVDPRSRDAEQE